A genomic segment from Pseudomonas sessilinigenes encodes:
- a CDS encoding TetR/AcrR family transcriptional regulator: MTFDVPAHSAHLPGKPASRIRQKNEEAIIQAAEDEFARHGFKGTSMNAIAQKAGLPKANLHYYFNNKLGLYIAVLSNILQQWDSTFNSLTAEDDPAEALTRYIRAKMEFSRRQPQASRIFAMEIISGGECLSEYFSQDYRTWFQGRAGVFQAWIDAGKMDPVDPMHLIFLLWGSTQHYADFASQICRVTGRSRLTKQDMEAATDNLLRIILKGCGLPSPQKD; encoded by the coding sequence ATGACCTTTGACGTCCCCGCCCACAGCGCTCACCTTCCAGGCAAACCCGCCAGCCGCATCCGGCAGAAGAATGAAGAAGCCATCATCCAGGCTGCCGAAGACGAGTTCGCCCGCCACGGCTTCAAGGGCACCAGCATGAACGCCATCGCGCAGAAGGCCGGTCTACCCAAGGCCAACCTGCACTACTACTTCAACAACAAGCTGGGTCTGTACATTGCGGTCCTGAGCAACATCCTCCAGCAGTGGGACAGCACCTTCAACAGCCTCACCGCCGAGGACGATCCCGCCGAGGCGCTGACCCGCTACATCCGCGCCAAGATGGAGTTTTCCCGGCGCCAGCCACAGGCCTCGCGCATCTTCGCCATGGAGATCATCAGCGGCGGTGAATGCCTCAGCGAATACTTCAGCCAGGACTATCGCACCTGGTTCCAAGGCCGGGCCGGGGTATTCCAGGCCTGGATCGACGCCGGCAAGATGGACCCGGTGGACCCGATGCACCTGATCTTCCTGCTGTGGGGCAGCACCCAGCACTATGCCGACTTCGCCAGCCAGATCTGCCGCGTCACCGGCCGCAGCCGCCTGACCAAGCAAGACATGGAAGCCGCCACCGACAACCTGCTGCGTATCATCCTCAAAGGCTGCGGCCTGCCCTCCCCCCAGAAAGATTGA
- a CDS encoding calcium:proton antiporter codes for MLTSLKQEKLLLLALLAALAAYPLEHLLLNSGQGIALLAGLVLIGFIVVASMRVAHHAELLAEKVGDPYGTMILTLAAVLVEVVILAIMMSNEASPTLVRDTIYSAVMLDINGILGLAALMGGIKHGEQPYNDDSARTYSVMILTAMGVSMVVPEFIPESDWKVYSAFTIGAMVVLYTLFLRMQVGPHSYFFSYSYPEKRRAKEDQAQPHAVNLAWSIGILVFGVVVIGALAEVMSKTLDLGLEGTGAPPVITAILVAAISAAPEILTALRAALANRMQSVVNVALGASLSTVILTVPVMEAMALYTGQPFQMAMTPVQTVMVFITLIVSAINLNDGETNAIEGMTHFVLFATFIMLSLLGL; via the coding sequence ATGCTCACTTCCCTCAAGCAAGAAAAGCTCCTGCTGCTTGCGCTACTGGCTGCCCTGGCCGCCTATCCCCTGGAACACCTTTTGCTCAACAGTGGCCAGGGCATCGCCCTGCTCGCTGGGCTGGTGCTCATCGGCTTCATCGTCGTGGCTTCGATGCGGGTGGCCCATCACGCCGAGCTGCTGGCGGAAAAGGTCGGCGACCCCTACGGCACCATGATCCTGACCCTGGCGGCGGTGCTGGTGGAGGTGGTGATCCTGGCGATCATGATGAGCAACGAGGCTTCGCCGACCCTGGTGCGCGACACCATCTACTCGGCGGTGATGCTGGACATCAACGGCATCCTCGGCCTGGCCGCGCTGATGGGTGGCATCAAGCATGGCGAGCAGCCCTACAACGACGATTCGGCACGGACCTACAGCGTGATGATCCTCACCGCCATGGGCGTGTCGATGGTGGTGCCGGAGTTCATTCCCGAAAGCGACTGGAAGGTCTACTCGGCCTTCACCATCGGCGCGATGGTGGTGCTCTACACCCTGTTCCTGCGCATGCAGGTCGGGCCTCATAGTTACTTCTTCAGCTACAGCTATCCGGAAAAACGCCGGGCCAAGGAAGACCAGGCGCAGCCCCATGCGGTCAACCTGGCCTGGAGCATCGGCATCCTGGTGTTCGGCGTGGTGGTGATCGGCGCCCTGGCCGAGGTGATGTCCAAGACCCTGGACCTGGGCCTGGAAGGCACCGGTGCACCACCGGTGATCACGGCGATCCTGGTGGCGGCGATTTCCGCTGCGCCGGAGATCCTCACCGCGTTGCGCGCAGCCCTGGCCAACCGCATGCAGTCGGTAGTCAACGTGGCCCTGGGCGCCTCCCTGTCGACGGTAATCCTGACGGTGCCGGTGATGGAGGCCATGGCCCTGTACACCGGCCAGCCGTTCCAGATGGCCATGACGCCGGTGCAGACGGTGATGGTGTTCATCACCCTGATTGTCAGCGCGATCAACCTCAACGATGGCGAAACCAACGCCATCGAAGGCATGACTCACTTCGTGCTGTTCGCCACCTTCATCATGCTCTCGCTGCTCGGGCTTTAA
- a CDS encoding MerR family transcriptional regulator — translation MRIGELASACAVSRDTLRFYEQRGLIAPKRSANGYRDYPSDMVQLVLYIKTAQRLGFSLGEISSSVGALWRSTKPDQAVAQLLQDKLNLIETRINELDHLRRELQQRLGQACPLNP, via the coding sequence ATGCGTATTGGAGAATTGGCCAGCGCCTGCGCCGTCAGCCGCGATACCCTGCGCTTCTATGAGCAGCGCGGGCTGATCGCCCCAAAGCGCAGCGCCAACGGCTATCGCGACTACCCTTCCGACATGGTCCAACTGGTGCTCTATATCAAGACCGCGCAACGCCTGGGCTTCAGCCTCGGGGAAATCAGCAGCAGCGTCGGTGCCCTGTGGCGCAGCACCAAGCCGGACCAGGCCGTTGCGCAATTGCTGCAAGACAAGCTCAACCTGATCGAAACCCGCATCAACGAACTGGACCACTTGCGCCGCGAGCTGCAACAAAGGCTCGGGCAAGCCTGTCCACTGAATCCCTGA
- a CDS encoding LysR family transcriptional regulator: MSLRRADPLAQVSDFDIRLLRIFRSVVESGGFSAAETVLGIGRSAISQQMSDLEQRLGLRLCQRGRAGFSLTEEGREVYQSTLQLLSALESFRTEVNGLHRHLRGELIIGLTDNLVTLPHMRITHALAQLKERGPDVQIQIRMIAPSEVEQGVLDGRLHVGVVPQASALSGLEYQPLYDERSLLYCAVGHPLFYVDDKQLDDQRLNDQEAIAPTFRLPAEIQARYQALNCTASASDREGMAFLILTGRYIGYLPDHYASLWVQQGRLRALKPKSRFYDLNLSTVTRKGRRPHLVLESFLESLAATR; the protein is encoded by the coding sequence ATGAGCCTTCGTCGAGCCGATCCTCTGGCACAAGTCAGTGACTTTGATATCCGCCTCTTGCGGATCTTTCGCAGCGTGGTGGAGAGCGGAGGCTTCTCCGCCGCGGAAACCGTACTCGGCATCGGCCGCTCGGCCATCAGCCAACAGATGAGCGACCTGGAACAACGACTCGGCCTGCGCCTGTGCCAACGCGGGCGCGCCGGTTTTTCCCTGACTGAAGAAGGCCGCGAGGTCTATCAATCGACCCTGCAACTGCTCAGCGCCCTGGAAAGCTTTCGAACCGAGGTCAATGGCCTGCACCGCCATTTGCGCGGCGAGCTGATCATCGGCCTCACCGACAACCTGGTGACCCTGCCCCACATGCGTATTACCCACGCCCTGGCGCAATTGAAGGAGCGCGGCCCGGACGTGCAGATCCAGATCCGCATGATCGCCCCCAGCGAGGTCGAGCAAGGAGTGCTCGACGGCCGCCTGCACGTGGGGGTCGTACCTCAGGCCAGCGCCCTGTCCGGCCTGGAATACCAACCCTTGTACGACGAACGTTCGCTGCTGTACTGCGCGGTCGGCCACCCGCTGTTCTATGTGGATGACAAGCAACTGGACGACCAGCGCCTCAACGACCAGGAGGCCATTGCCCCGACCTTCCGCCTGCCAGCCGAGATCCAGGCCCGCTACCAGGCGCTGAACTGCACCGCCAGCGCTTCCGACCGCGAAGGCATGGCCTTCCTGATCCTCACCGGGCGCTACATCGGCTACCTGCCGGACCACTACGCCAGCCTATGGGTACAGCAGGGACGGCTGCGGGCCTTGAAGCCCAAGTCGCGCTTCTATGACCTGAACCTGTCGACAGTCACCCGCAAGGGACGACGCCCGCATCTGGTCCTGGAAAGTTTCCTGGAAAGCCTGGCGGCTACCCGGTAG
- a CDS encoding aspartate aminotransferase family protein: MNMPENAQQSLASQLKLDAHWMPYTANRNFQRDPRLIVGAEGSWLVDDKGRKVYDSLSGLWTCGAGHSRKEIQEAVSKQLGTLDYSPGFQYGHPLSFQLAEKITALTPGNLNHVFFTDSGSECADTAVKMVRAYWRLKGQPTKTKMIGRARGYHGVNIAGTSLGGVNGNRKLFGQAMMDVDHLPHTLLASNAFSRGMPEQGGIALADELLKLIELHDASNIAAVFVEPLAGSAGVLVPPQGYLKRLRDICDQHNILLVFDEVITGFGRTGAMFGADSFGVTPDLMCVAKQVTNGAIPMGAVIASSEIYQAFMNQATPEYAVEFPHGYTYSAHPVACAAGLAALDLLQKENLVQSVAEVAPHFEQALHGIKGAKNVIDIRNFGLAGAIQIAPRDGDAIVRPFEAGMALWKAGFYVRFGGDTLQFGPTFNSKPQDLDRLFDAVGEVLNKLD, encoded by the coding sequence ATGAACATGCCGGAAAACGCTCAACAGTCCCTGGCCAGTCAGCTCAAGCTTGATGCTCACTGGATGCCCTACACCGCCAACCGCAATTTCCAGCGTGATCCGCGCTTGATCGTGGGCGCCGAAGGCAGCTGGCTGGTGGATGACAAGGGGCGCAAGGTCTATGACTCGTTATCCGGCCTGTGGACCTGTGGTGCGGGGCATTCGCGCAAGGAAATCCAGGAGGCGGTGAGCAAGCAGTTGGGCACCCTGGATTACTCGCCGGGTTTCCAGTACGGCCATCCGCTGTCGTTCCAGCTGGCGGAAAAGATCACCGCCTTGACTCCGGGCAACCTGAACCATGTGTTCTTCACCGATTCCGGCTCCGAGTGTGCTGACACCGCGGTGAAGATGGTGCGGGCCTACTGGCGCCTGAAGGGCCAGCCGACCAAGACCAAGATGATCGGTCGGGCCCGTGGTTATCATGGCGTGAACATCGCCGGCACCAGCCTGGGCGGGGTCAATGGCAACCGCAAGTTGTTTGGCCAGGCGATGATGGATGTCGATCACCTGCCGCATACCCTGCTCGCTAGCAACGCCTTCTCCCGTGGCATGCCGGAGCAGGGTGGTATTGCCCTGGCTGATGAGCTGTTGAAGCTGATCGAGCTGCATGATGCGTCCAACATCGCGGCGGTGTTTGTCGAGCCGCTGGCCGGTTCCGCGGGTGTGCTGGTACCGCCACAGGGTTATCTCAAGCGTCTGCGTGATATCTGCGACCAGCACAATATCCTGCTGGTGTTCGATGAAGTGATCACCGGCTTCGGTCGTACCGGTGCGATGTTCGGCGCCGACAGCTTCGGCGTGACGCCGGACCTGATGTGCGTGGCCAAGCAAGTCACCAACGGTGCGATCCCGATGGGCGCGGTGATTGCCAGCTCCGAGATCTACCAGGCCTTCATGAACCAGGCGACTCCCGAGTACGCGGTGGAATTCCCCCACGGCTATACCTATTCGGCGCACCCGGTGGCGTGCGCGGCTGGCTTGGCGGCCCTGGACCTGCTGCAAAAGGAAAACCTGGTGCAGAGCGTGGCCGAGGTCGCGCCGCATTTCGAGCAGGCACTGCATGGCATCAAGGGCGCGAAGAACGTGATCGACATCCGGAACTTCGGCCTGGCGGGGGCGATCCAGATCGCGCCTCGTGATGGCGATGCGATCGTGCGGCCGTTCGAGGCTGGCATGGCCTTGTGGAAAGCCGGCTTCTACGTGCGCTTCGGTGGCGACACCCTGCAGTTCGGCCCGACCTTCAACAGCAAGCCCCAGGATCTCGACCGCTTGTTCGACGCGGTTGGCGAGGTGCTGAACAAGCTCGACTGA
- a CDS encoding IMPACT family protein, protein MPFTLAGLCEYREEIRKSRFITFAAPITSASEAQAFIQAHSDPDASHNCWAWKLADQYRSSDDGEPGGTAGRPILAAIEAQDCDQVAVLVIRWYGGIQLGTGGLARAYGGGANKCLQGAERIALVNRVPLRCACSFSELALVKLRVAELGGLLVQEDFTANGVELQLALGEEQIDTLQQQLADLSRGRILLQR, encoded by the coding sequence ATGCCCTTTACCCTGGCCGGCCTTTGCGAATACCGCGAGGAAATTCGCAAAAGCCGCTTCATCACCTTCGCCGCCCCCATCACCAGCGCCAGCGAAGCCCAGGCCTTCATCCAGGCGCACAGCGACCCGGATGCCTCGCACAATTGCTGGGCCTGGAAGCTGGCCGACCAGTACCGCAGCAGCGACGACGGCGAACCCGGCGGCACGGCCGGACGACCGATCCTGGCCGCCATCGAAGCCCAGGACTGCGACCAGGTGGCGGTCCTGGTGATCCGCTGGTACGGCGGTATCCAGCTGGGCACTGGAGGCCTGGCCCGGGCCTATGGCGGCGGCGCCAACAAATGCCTGCAAGGCGCCGAACGCATCGCCCTGGTCAACCGGGTGCCGTTGCGCTGCGCTTGCAGCTTCAGCGAACTGGCCCTGGTCAAGCTGCGAGTCGCCGAGCTGGGCGGCCTGCTGGTCCAGGAAGACTTCACCGCCAACGGCGTGGAACTGCAACTGGCCCTGGGCGAAGAACAGATCGACACCCTGCAGCAACAATTGGCCGACCTGAGCCGTGGACGCATCCTGCTGCAACGCTGA
- a CDS encoding formylglycine-generating enzyme family protein, with translation MLSTVVRSLDNMVRIEGGEFQMGDFGWPPGFDPHALCQWPCGVDPAKMERISLEVDDDFVHPVKLSSYYLSSLQTTLGDFDLFFLAQGKPPFDAALRNRAEMQHLYQENLPAPASRDWQEAKDYCGWLAELSGYPVDLPTEAQWEYAARNRGQPVMFATDNGNLDYGRNFPAPDDNQTFAVDRFVPNPLGLYNLTGNASEWVNDWYDKHYYRESPVENPQGPQTGIYRAQRGANNVSANDPTFSPSASTVRRWRWGALAAWNAPGVSFRCAIQSAQPL, from the coding sequence GTGCTGAGCACGGTCGTCCGCTCGCTGGACAACATGGTGCGGATTGAAGGTGGCGAATTCCAGATGGGCGATTTCGGTTGGCCCCCTGGCTTCGACCCACATGCCTTGTGCCAATGGCCCTGCGGCGTGGACCCGGCGAAAATGGAGCGGATCAGCCTCGAGGTCGATGACGACTTCGTCCACCCCGTCAAATTGAGCAGCTATTACCTGTCCTCGCTGCAAACCACCCTGGGCGATTTCGATCTGTTCTTCCTCGCGCAAGGCAAGCCGCCATTCGACGCGGCCCTGCGTAACCGCGCCGAAATGCAGCACCTCTACCAAGAGAACCTGCCCGCCCCGGCGTCTCGAGACTGGCAAGAAGCCAAGGATTACTGCGGCTGGCTGGCAGAACTCAGTGGTTATCCGGTCGATCTTCCGACCGAGGCCCAATGGGAATATGCGGCGCGCAACCGTGGCCAGCCGGTGATGTTCGCCACCGACAACGGCAACCTGGACTACGGCCGCAACTTTCCGGCACCCGACGACAACCAGACCTTCGCCGTGGACCGGTTCGTGCCCAACCCCCTGGGCCTCTACAACCTCACCGGCAATGCCAGCGAATGGGTCAACGATTGGTACGACAAACACTACTATCGCGAGTCTCCCGTGGAGAACCCGCAGGGGCCGCAAACCGGCATTTATCGGGCGCAACGTGGAGCGAACAACGTGTCTGCCAACGACCCGACCTTCTCGCCTTCGGCCAGCACCGTGCGTCGTTGGCGTTGGGGAGCACTCGCGGCCTGGAATGCCCCCGGTGTCAGCTTTCGCTGCGCCATCCAGTCGGCACAGCCGCTTTAA
- a CDS encoding MFS transporter: MGIQKYSAAERLERLPISGYHRLIFIIIALAFFFDSMDLAMMTFLLGSIKAEFGLSSAQAGLLASSSFFGMVLGASLSGMLADRFGRKPVFQWSIVLWGVASYLCSTAQDVDSLTLFRVLLGIGMGMEFPIAQSMLSEMIPAQRRGRYIALMDGFWPLGFVAAGVLSYFLLPLIGWRDIFLVLAIPAVFVLAIRFFIPESPRWLEQAGRHADADRVLQGIEDKVRASLGTSQLPEPVRLPRIESAPGQFFSALRQIWSPQYRQRTVMIWSLWFFALLGFYGLTSWLSALLQQSGFAVTQSVYYTVLISLGGIPGFLMAAWLVERWGRKPVCIVTLLGGGIMAFLYGQSAVFGGNASLLIGTGLLMQFFLFGMWAVLYTYTPELYPTSARATGSGFASAVGRIGSLLGPLVTGLVLPVAGQGGVFALGAACFVVAAAVVWRFGMETRGRTLEELSEV, encoded by the coding sequence ATGGGCATACAGAAGTACAGCGCTGCGGAGCGCCTGGAGCGGTTACCCATCAGCGGCTATCACCGGCTGATCTTCATCATCATCGCCTTGGCGTTCTTCTTCGACTCCATGGACCTGGCGATGATGACCTTCCTCCTGGGCTCGATCAAAGCCGAGTTCGGCTTGAGCTCGGCCCAGGCCGGCCTGCTGGCCAGCTCGAGTTTCTTCGGCATGGTGCTGGGGGCGTCACTATCGGGAATGCTCGCCGACCGTTTCGGTCGCAAGCCGGTGTTCCAGTGGAGCATCGTGCTCTGGGGCGTGGCCAGCTACCTGTGCTCCACGGCCCAGGATGTGGACAGCCTGACCCTGTTCCGGGTGCTGCTGGGAATCGGCATGGGCATGGAGTTTCCCATCGCCCAGTCGATGCTCTCGGAGATGATTCCGGCGCAACGACGCGGACGCTACATCGCCTTGATGGATGGTTTCTGGCCCTTGGGTTTCGTCGCCGCCGGGGTGCTGTCGTACTTCCTCCTGCCGTTGATCGGCTGGCGCGACATCTTCCTGGTGTTGGCGATCCCAGCGGTGTTCGTGCTGGCGATCCGCTTCTTCATTCCCGAGTCGCCGCGCTGGCTGGAGCAGGCCGGGCGCCATGCCGATGCCGACCGGGTACTGCAAGGCATCGAGGACAAAGTGCGGGCATCCCTGGGCACCAGCCAGTTGCCCGAGCCAGTGCGCCTGCCACGCATAGAGAGCGCGCCAGGGCAGTTTTTCTCTGCGTTGCGCCAGATCTGGTCGCCGCAGTATCGCCAGCGTACGGTGATGATCTGGAGCCTGTGGTTCTTCGCCCTGCTGGGGTTCTATGGCCTGACCTCCTGGCTCAGCGCGTTGCTCCAGCAGTCCGGTTTCGCGGTGACCCAGTCGGTGTACTACACGGTGCTGATTTCCCTGGGCGGGATCCCGGGGTTCCTCATGGCCGCCTGGCTGGTGGAGCGCTGGGGGCGTAAGCCGGTGTGCATCGTCACCTTGCTCGGTGGCGGGATCATGGCCTTCTTGTATGGGCAAAGCGCGGTGTTCGGCGGCAATGCGAGCCTGCTGATCGGCACCGGGTTGCTGATGCAGTTCTTCCTGTTCGGCATGTGGGCGGTGCTCTACACCTACACCCCGGAGCTGTATCCGACCTCGGCCCGGGCCACGGGCTCGGGGTTCGCTTCGGCAGTTGGCCGTATTGGTTCGTTGCTGGGGCCCTTGGTGACGGGGCTGGTGTTGCCGGTCGCCGGGCAAGGGGGCGTGTTCGCCTTGGGGGCGGCGTGCTTCGTGGTCGCGGCGGCGGTGGTCTGGCGCTTCGGGATGGAGACCCGGGGCCGGACCCTGGAGGAATTGAGCGAGGTGTAG
- a CDS encoding adenosine deaminase: MYDWLNALPKAELHLHLEGSLEPELLFALAERNKIALPWSDVETLRKAYAFNNLQEFLDLYYQGADVLRTSQDFYDLTWAYLLRCKEQNVIHTEPFFDPQTHTDRGVPFEVVLNGIASALKDGEQQLGITSGLILSFLRHLSEEEAQKTLDQALPFREAFVAVGLDSSEMGHPPSKFQRVFDRARAEGFLTVAHAGEEGPPEYIWEALDLLKIQRIDHGVRAFEDERLMQRIIDEQIPLTVCPLSNTKLCVFDHMSQHNILEMLERGVKVTVNSDDPAYFGGYVTENFHALYTDLGMTREQAQRLAQNSLDARLVKP, translated from the coding sequence ATGTATGACTGGCTGAACGCCTTGCCCAAGGCTGAACTGCACCTGCACCTGGAAGGTTCCCTGGAGCCCGAGCTGCTGTTCGCCCTGGCCGAGCGCAACAAGATCGCCCTGCCCTGGAGCGACGTCGAGACCCTGCGCAAGGCCTACGCCTTCAACAACCTGCAAGAGTTCCTCGACCTGTACTACCAGGGTGCCGACGTGCTGCGCACCTCCCAGGACTTCTACGACCTGACCTGGGCCTACCTGCTGCGCTGCAAAGAACAGAACGTGATCCACACCGAACCCTTCTTCGACCCGCAGACCCACACCGACCGTGGCGTGCCTTTCGAAGTGGTGCTCAACGGCATCGCCAGCGCCCTGAAGGATGGCGAGCAGCAACTGGGCATCACCAGCGGCCTGATCCTCAGCTTCCTGCGCCACCTGAGCGAAGAAGAAGCGCAGAAGACCCTCGACCAGGCCCTGCCGTTTCGCGAAGCCTTCGTCGCCGTGGGCCTGGACAGCTCCGAGATGGGGCATCCGCCGAGCAAGTTCCAGCGGGTGTTCGACCGGGCCCGCGCCGAGGGTTTCCTGACCGTGGCCCACGCTGGCGAAGAAGGTCCGCCGGAGTACATCTGGGAAGCCCTGGACCTGCTCAAGATCCAGCGCATCGACCATGGCGTTCGGGCCTTCGAGGACGAGCGGCTGATGCAGCGGATCATCGACGAGCAGATTCCGCTGACCGTCTGCCCGCTGTCCAACACCAAGCTCTGCGTGTTCGATCACATGTCCCAGCACAACATCCTGGAAATGCTCGAGCGCGGCGTGAAGGTGACGGTCAATTCCGATGACCCGGCCTACTTCGGCGGCTACGTCACCGAGAACTTCCATGCCTTGTACACCGACCTGGGCATGACCCGGGAACAAGCCCAGCGCCTGGCCCAGAACAGCCTGGACGCCCGCCTGGTCAAGCCGTAA
- a CDS encoding 8-oxoguanine deaminase — protein sequence MPATRIWLKNPLAIFTGNALDARGGLVLQDGLIVEILGLGQQPASPCQEVFDAREHVLLPGLINTHHHFYQTLTRAWAPVVNQPLFPWLKTLYPVWARLTPEKLALATKVALAELLLSGCTTAADHHYLFPDGLENAIDVQVEAVRELGMRAMLTRGSMSLGEKDGGLPPQQTVQEGQVILDDSQRLIQQYHERGAGAQIQIALAPCSPFSVTPQIMAASAEMAEALDVRLHTHLAETLDEEDFCLQRFGLRTVDYLDSVGWLGPRTWLAHGIHFNPDEIARLGQAGTGICHCPSSNMRLASGICPSIELTDAGAPLGLGVDGSASNDASNMILEARQALYIQRLRYGAEKITPERVLGWATRGSASLLGRTDIGELAVGKQADLALFKLDELRFSGSHDPVSALLLCGADRADRVMIGGKWRVLDGQVDGLDLKGLIADHSQAARQLIANT from the coding sequence ATGCCTGCGACCCGTATCTGGTTAAAAAACCCCCTGGCCATCTTCACCGGCAACGCCCTGGACGCCCGCGGCGGCCTGGTGCTGCAAGACGGCCTGATCGTCGAGATCCTCGGCCTCGGCCAACAGCCCGCAAGCCCCTGCCAGGAAGTCTTCGATGCCCGCGAACATGTGCTGCTGCCGGGCCTGATCAACACTCACCATCACTTCTACCAGACCCTGACCCGGGCCTGGGCCCCGGTGGTCAACCAGCCGTTGTTCCCCTGGCTCAAGACCCTGTACCCGGTCTGGGCCCGCCTGACCCCGGAAAAACTCGCCCTGGCCACCAAGGTGGCGCTGGCCGAACTGCTGCTCTCCGGCTGCACCACCGCCGCCGACCATCACTACCTGTTCCCCGACGGCCTGGAAAACGCCATCGACGTGCAAGTCGAAGCCGTGCGTGAACTGGGCATGCGCGCCATGCTCACCCGCGGTTCGATGAGCCTTGGCGAAAAGGACGGCGGCCTGCCACCGCAACAGACCGTGCAGGAGGGCCAGGTGATTCTCGACGACAGCCAACGGCTGATTCAGCAGTACCACGAACGTGGCGCTGGCGCGCAGATCCAGATCGCCCTGGCACCCTGCTCGCCGTTCTCGGTGACCCCGCAGATCATGGCCGCCAGCGCCGAAATGGCCGAGGCCCTGGACGTGCGCCTGCACACCCACCTGGCCGAGACCCTCGACGAAGAAGACTTCTGCCTGCAGCGCTTCGGCCTGCGCACCGTGGACTATCTGGACAGCGTCGGCTGGCTCGGCCCGCGCACCTGGCTGGCCCACGGCATCCACTTCAACCCGGACGAAATCGCCCGCCTCGGGCAGGCCGGTACCGGCATCTGCCATTGCCCGAGTTCGAACATGCGCCTGGCATCCGGCATCTGCCCCAGTATCGAGCTGACCGACGCCGGCGCGCCGTTGGGCCTGGGCGTGGACGGCTCGGCGTCCAATGACGCCTCGAACATGATCCTCGAAGCGCGCCAGGCGCTGTACATCCAGCGCTTGCGCTACGGCGCCGAGAAGATCACCCCGGAGCGCGTACTGGGCTGGGCGACCCGGGGCTCGGCAAGCCTGCTGGGCCGCACCGACATCGGTGAACTGGCGGTGGGCAAACAGGCGGACCTGGCCTTGTTCAAGCTCGATGAACTGCGTTTCTCGGGTAGCCACGATCCGGTTTCGGCACTGCTGTTGTGCGGTGCGGATCGGGCGGATCGAGTGATGATTGGCGGCAAGTGGCGGGTGCTCGATGGCCAAGTCGACGGGCTGGACCTCAAAGGCCTGATCGCCGATCACAGCCAGGCAGCCCGGCAACTGATCGCCAATACCTGA
- a CDS encoding SDR family oxidoreductase → MSTAKTALIIGASRGLGLGLVQRLLEDGWQVTATVRNPHKAEALQALGKVQIEQLDMDDQQAVLALSQKLKGQVFDLLFVNAGVKGPDNQLPGQATQAEVGQLFFTNAVAPINLAQRFVGQIRPNTGVLAFMSSVLGSVTMPDAPELALYKASKAALNSMTNSFVSLLEQPLTVLSLHPGWVKTDMGGEGADIDVLTSTRGLIAQVNAYTGKGGHHFINYKGETIPW, encoded by the coding sequence ATGTCCACGGCAAAAACCGCACTGATCATCGGCGCCTCCCGGGGCCTGGGCCTCGGCCTGGTCCAGCGCCTGCTCGAAGACGGCTGGCAGGTCACCGCCACCGTGCGCAACCCGCACAAGGCCGAGGCCCTGCAAGCCCTGGGCAAGGTGCAGATCGAACAACTGGACATGGACGACCAGCAGGCCGTGCTCGCCCTGAGCCAGAAACTCAAGGGCCAGGTGTTCGACCTGCTATTCGTCAACGCCGGGGTCAAGGGCCCGGACAACCAATTGCCGGGCCAGGCCACCCAGGCCGAGGTCGGCCAGCTGTTCTTCACCAACGCCGTGGCGCCGATCAACCTGGCCCAGCGTTTCGTTGGGCAGATCCGTCCCAATACCGGCGTCCTGGCGTTCATGAGCTCGGTACTAGGCAGCGTGACCATGCCGGACGCTCCCGAGCTGGCGCTGTACAAGGCCAGCAAGGCAGCCCTGAACTCCATGACCAACAGCTTCGTCAGCCTGCTCGAACAACCATTGACCGTGCTATCGCTGCACCCGGGCTGGGTCAAGACCGACATGGGCGGCGAAGGCGCCGACATCGACGTGCTGACCAGCACTCGCGGCCTGATCGCCCAGGTCAATGCCTACACCGGTAAGGGCGGCCACCACTTCATCAACTACAAGGGCGAGACCATTCCCTGGTAA